One window of the Dryobates pubescens isolate bDryPub1 chromosome 13, bDryPub1.pri, whole genome shotgun sequence genome contains the following:
- the PSPH gene encoding phosphoserine phosphatase: MAQDTVQYSHSEKDFILSPCSKKLPKRMASLMELKEIFRSADAVCFDVDSTVIREEGIDELAKFCGVGDAVAEMTRRAMGGSVTFKAALTARLGLIRPSYEQVQKLISDNPPELTPGIRELVSRLHERGVQVFLVSGGFQSIVEHVALQLNIPTANVFANRLRFYFNGEYAGFDETQPTSESGGKGKVITHLKEQFNFKKVVMIGDGATDMEACPPGDCFIGFGGNVIRKQVKEKAKWYITHFDELLKELEER; encoded by the exons ATGGCTCAAGACACAGTGCAGTACTCTCACTCAGAGAAAGACTTTATCTTGTCCCCATGCAGCAAGAAGCTTCCCAAAAGGATGGCGTCCCTCATGGAGTTGAAAGAGATCTTCCGCAGCGCCGACGCGGTGTGCTTTGACGTGGACAGTACAGTGATCAGGGAAGAAGGCATCGATGAGCTGGCCAAGTTCTGTGGAGTTGGAGATGCCGTGGCAGAGAT GACCCGCAGAGCGATGGGTGGCAGTGTGACGTTCAAGGCAGCTTTGACGGCGCGACTGGGGCTCATCCGGCCCTCCTACGAGCAAGTGCAGAAACTAATATCTGACAACCCCCCCGAGCTAACACCAGGAATAAG ggagctggtGAGCAGGCTTCACGAACGAGGAGTCCAGGTCTTCTTGGTCTCTGGGGGGTTTCAGAGCATCGTGGAACACGTGGCCTTGCAGCTGAACATTCCGACAGCAAACGTCTTTGCCAACAGGCTGAGGTTTTACTTTAATG GAGAATATGCAGGATTTGATGAAACACAACCAACATCTGAAtcaggggggaaaggaaaggttaTTACTCATTTGAAGGAACAGTTCAACTTCAAGAAAGTAGTTATGATTGGAGATGGAGCTACAGACATGGAAGCTTGTCCTCCTGGT GACTGCTTCATTGGGTTTGGAGGAAATGTAATCAGAAAGCAAGTAAAGGAGAAAGCCAAATGGTACATCACTCACTTCGACGAATTGCTAAAGGAGCTGGAAGAGCGATAA
- the SUMF2 gene encoding inactive C-alpha-formylglycine-generating enzyme 2 isoform X1 encodes MVQLPGGKFQMGSSSLEKRNEEGPVREVTVKPFALDKYPVTNRDFREFVRQNKYKTEAEAFGWSFVFEDFVSEELKKKVTQKLESAPWWLPIEKAFWRQPSGPGSSIRDRLDYPVLHVSWNDARAFCAWKGKRLPAEEEWEFAARGGLEQRMYPWGNKFQLNRTNLWQGDFPRADTAEDGYHGVSPVAAFPPQNNYGLYDLLGNTWEWTASEYLAPGLSSRQRTQNMRVLRGASWIDTVDGSANHKAQVTTRMGNTPDSASDNLSFRCAADVPPVRAEKSWTKPEL; translated from the exons ATGGTGCAGCTGCCCGGGGGGAAGTTTCAGATGGGATCCAGctccttggagaagaggaacgAAGAGGGGCCTGTCAGGGAGGTGACAGTGAAGCCGTTTGCTCTGGACAAATACCCTGTCACCAACAGGGATTTCAG GGAGTTTGTTagacaaaacaaatacaaaacagaagcagaagcatTTGGCTGGAGCTTTGTCTTTGAGGATTTCGTATCTGAAGAGCTGAAGAAAAAAGTCACCCAGAAACTGGAG tctgctccttggtggctgCCCATTGAGAAGGCTTTTTGGCGACAG ccctcaggtcCTGGCTCCAGCAtcagggacaggctggattaCCCAGTGCTGCACGTCAGCTGGAACGACGCACGGGCgttctgtgcctggaaagggaagaggctcccagcagaggaggagtgGGAATTTGCTGCCAGGGGAGGACTGGAGC AAAGGATGTATCCCTGGGGAAACAAGTTCCAGCTGAACCGTACAAATCTTTGGCAG GGTGATTTCCCCAGGGCTGACACGGCTGAGGACGGTTATCACGGCGTCTCGCCGGtggcagccttccctcctcagaaCAACTATG GGCTCTACGACCTGCTGGGAAACACCTGGGAGTGGACAGCGTCGGAGTACctggctccagggctctccTCGAGGCAGCGCACTCAGAACATGAGGGTCCTGAGAGGGGCCTCATGGATTGACACTGTCGATGGGTCTGCAAATCATAAAGCTCAGGTGACTACCAG AATGGGGAACACACCAGACTCAGCCTCTGACAACCTCAGCTTCCGCTGCGCTGCCGACGTCCCTCCAGTCAGGGCTGAGAAAAGCTGGACCAagcctgagctctga
- the CCT6A gene encoding T-complex protein 1 subunit zeta, which yields MAVKALNPKAEVARAQAALAVNISAARGLQDVLRTNLGPKGTMKMLVSGAGDIKLTKDGNVLLQEMQIQHPTASLIAKVATAQDDITGDGTTSNVLIIGELLKQADLYISEGLHPRIVAEGFEIAKDKALEVLEQVKITKEMDRETLLDVARTSLRTKVHSELADILTEAVVDSVLTVRKPGEPIDLHMVEIMEMKHKSETDTTLIRGLVLDHGARHPDMKKRVEDAYVLTCNVSLEYEKTEVSSGFFYKSAEEREKLVKAERKFIEDRVNKIVDLKRRVCGDSDKGFVVINQKGIDPFSLDALAKEGIVALRRAKRRNMERLTLACGGTAMNSVEDLTPDCLGHAGLVYEYTLGEEKYTFVEKCDNPRSVTILIRGPNKHTLTQIKDAVRDGLRAVKNAIEDGCVVPGAGALEVAVANALVKHKPNVKGRTQLGVQAFADALLIIPKVLAQNSGYDPQETLVKVQTEHAESGQLIGVDLNTGEPMVAAAAGIWDNYNVKKQLLHSCTVIASNILLVDEIMRAGMSSLKG from the exons ATGGCGGTGAAGGCTCTCAACCCCAAAGCGGAGGTGGCCCGCGCCCAGGCCGCGCTGGCCGTCAATATCAGCGCGGCCCGCGGGCTCCAGGATGTGCTGAGGACCAATCTGGGCCCCAAGGGCACCATGAAGAT GCTGGTGTCGGGGGCTGGAGACATCAAGCTGACCAAAGATGGCAACGTACTGCTGCAGGAAATG CAAATACAacaccccacagcctccttgatAGCAAAAGTAGCAACAGCACAAGATGACATCACTGGAGATGGTACCACTTCAAATGTTTTGATCATTGGAGAACTTCTAAAGCAGGCAGACCTCTATATTTCTGAG GGTTTGCATCCTAGAATAGTAGCAGAAGGATTTGAGATTGCGAAAGACAAAGCTCTTGAAGTCTTGGAGCAGGTCAAAATAACCAAGGAAATGGACAGGGAGACCCTTCTAGATGTTGCCAGAACATCCCTCCGTACTAAAGTTCACAGTGAGCTTGCAGACATCCTGACAGAG GCTGTAGTAGATTCTGTTCTGACAGTCAGAAAGCCAGGGGAGCCCATTGACCTCCACATGGTAGAGATCATGGAGATGAAGCACAAGTCAGAGACTGACACAAC GCTGATCAGGGGGCTGGTTTTGGATCACGGTGCTCGTCATCCTGACATGAAGAAGAGAGTGGAAGATGCTTATGTCCTTACCTGCAACGTGTCTCTAGAATATGAGAAAAC agagGTGAGCTCTGGGTTCTTCTATAAGAGtgctgaagagagagagaagctggtgaaagcagagaggaagtTCATTGAAGACCGAGTGAACAAAATAGTTGACTTGAAAAGAAGAGTCTGTGGTGACTCAGATAAAGGATTTGTTGTGATCAACCAGAAG GGAATTGACCCTTTCTCCTTGGATGCACTTGCAAAAGAAGGAATAGTTGCCTTGCGGAGAGCTAAGAGGAGGAACATGGAAAG ACTGACCCTTGCATGTGGTGGTACTGCCATGAACTCTGTGGAGGATCTCACTCCTGACTGCTTGGGACACGCAGGGCTTGTCTACGAATATACCCTG GGTGAAGAGAAGTACACCTTCGTTGAGAAATGTGACAACCCCCGCTCTGTCACCATCTTGATCAGGGGACCCAACAAGCACACACTGACACAGATCAAGGATGCAGTAAGGGATGGTCTCCGTGCTGTTAAAAATGCCATTGAGGATG GATGTGTggtcccaggggcaggggcactAGAAGTGGCAGTAGCTAATGCTCTTGTTAAACATAAACCTAATGTAAAAGGAAGAACCCAGCTTGGAGTTCAAGCTTTTGCTGATGCTCTGCTCATCATTCCTAAG GTTCTGGCTCAGAACTCTGGTTATGATCCCCAGGAAACACTTGTGAAGGTTCAGACAGAGCATGCAGAGTCAGGGCAGCTCATTGGAGTTGACCTGAACACTG GTGAGCCaatggtggctgcagcagctggaatcTGGGATAATTACAATGTCAAGAAGCAACTGCTTCATTCATG CACCGTGATCGCTAGCAACATTCTCCTGGTGGATGAAATCATGCGAGCTGGAATGTCCTCTCTTAAAGgctga
- the SUMF2 gene encoding inactive C-alpha-formylglycine-generating enzyme 2 isoform X2, translated as MVQLPGGKFQMGSSSLEKRNEEGPVREVTVKPFALDKYPVTNRDFREFVRQNKYKTEAEAFGWSFVFEDFVSEELKKKVTQKLESAPWWLPIEKAFWRQPSGPGSSIRDRLDYPVLHVSWNDARAFCAWKGKRLPAEEEWEFAARGGLEQRMYPWGNKFQLNRTNLWQGDFPRADTAEDGYHGVSPVAAFPPQNNYGLYDLLGNTWEWTASEYLAPGLSSRQRTQNMRVLRGASWIDTVDGSANHKAQNGEHTRLSL; from the exons ATGGTGCAGCTGCCCGGGGGGAAGTTTCAGATGGGATCCAGctccttggagaagaggaacgAAGAGGGGCCTGTCAGGGAGGTGACAGTGAAGCCGTTTGCTCTGGACAAATACCCTGTCACCAACAGGGATTTCAG GGAGTTTGTTagacaaaacaaatacaaaacagaagcagaagcatTTGGCTGGAGCTTTGTCTTTGAGGATTTCGTATCTGAAGAGCTGAAGAAAAAAGTCACCCAGAAACTGGAG tctgctccttggtggctgCCCATTGAGAAGGCTTTTTGGCGACAG ccctcaggtcCTGGCTCCAGCAtcagggacaggctggattaCCCAGTGCTGCACGTCAGCTGGAACGACGCACGGGCgttctgtgcctggaaagggaagaggctcccagcagaggaggagtgGGAATTTGCTGCCAGGGGAGGACTGGAGC AAAGGATGTATCCCTGGGGAAACAAGTTCCAGCTGAACCGTACAAATCTTTGGCAG GGTGATTTCCCCAGGGCTGACACGGCTGAGGACGGTTATCACGGCGTCTCGCCGGtggcagccttccctcctcagaaCAACTATG GGCTCTACGACCTGCTGGGAAACACCTGGGAGTGGACAGCGTCGGAGTACctggctccagggctctccTCGAGGCAGCGCACTCAGAACATGAGGGTCCTGAGAGGGGCCTCATGGATTGACACTGTCGATGGGTCTGCAAATCATAAAGCTCAG AATGGGGAACACACCAGACTCAGCCTCTGA